In the Psychromicrobium lacuslunae genome, GGCCGCACTCTGCTAGAGATTCTGCATCGTGGCGATGAGCATCGCGACGGCATGTCACAAGAGCCAGCTGCCCGGGCCTTAGACCGTTACGGCCTAGCCAAACAGTCGGAACAGCTCTTTGAGTCGCTTTCGGGGGGCCAACAGGCGCGGTTGCAGATTCTGCTCTTGGAGCTTTCTGGTGCCACCCTGCTGCTGCTCGATGAGCCGACCGACAACCTCGATCTGCATTCGGCTGAGGCCTTGGAGAAGGGTATCGACGCCTTCGAAGGCACCGTGATCGCGGTGACTCACGATCGCTGGTTTGCGCGGTCTTTTGACAGGTTCTTCGTCTTTCGCTCGGATGGCAAGGTTTACGAGTCGGATCAGCCGGTGTGGGATGAAACCCGGGTGGTTCGGCAGCGCTAGGCCTGACAACATCTTCGAACGAGAATAGTTGTGCTCATATGAGCATTGAATGTGTTTATATAAACATCGCTGTTATCGTTTAAGGATGACTGCAGAGGAACGGCATCGCCGGATCACCGAGCTACTGCGCGGGCGGGAACAGGCGACGGTAGAAGAAATTGCCGAACTGTGCGGTACCTCGACGGCCACCATAAGGCGTGATCTTGATCTGCTCGAGCAGCGCGGGGTGCTGAAAAGGGTGCATGGCGCTGCGATATCGCTGATTGTCGGCGGTGCCGAGCCGGGTTACCAACAGCGTGCGCTGGAAAACCAACGAGCCAAGATCCGGATTGCCTTTGCGGTGGCCGGTCTGCTCAACCCACAGGAATTCGTTTTTCTGGACAGTGGAAGCACCGCGACGCAGATCGCAGTGGCGCTCAAGGAGCAACCACTCACCGTCATGCCCGACTCCCTGCACGCTGCCCGCGAATTAGCCGGAGGACGTGCCGAGGTGATTTTGCCCGGCGGAACTGTGGTTGAACAGGAGCTCGCTTTACGCGGTCCGTTGGCCGAAGCCAATATTCGCTCGCTGCGTTTTGATACGGCCATCATTACGCCCTGCACCTTCGATCTGAAAACCGGCATCATGGGTCATGATCTGGCAGATGCTGCGATCAAGCGGGCCGCAATAGCCTCAGCACAACGGGTGATTGTGGCCTGCCATCAGGAGAAATGGAATCGACCGTCCCCCGTGGTGGTCAGCCCGGCCGAAGCCATTGACTTAATCATCACTGACCATCGACTCAGCGCCGAGGAATCGGAACTAGCCAAGCTCGCCCACCTGGAGGTGACTTCATTATGAGTGTTGCTCAAGAACTCAACCCGCGCCCCGCTTTGATCGCTACTATGGTGATCTTTGCCGTCAACGGACTGGCCTTCGCGAGCTGGGCGGCGCGCATCCCCACCGCAGCGCGCGTCCTGGACCTGAGTACCGGGCAGATGGGCGCGGTATTGCTGACTATGGCGCTCGGCTCGGTGATTGCGTTACCGCTGGCCGGTTCGGTCGCTTCACGCATTGGTACCGCCAACACGGTGCGGCTCGGGGCCACTATTTCCTCGGTGGGTGGGCTCATTCTGGCCTACGCCTTGGCCACCAGTTCGGTGCCGGTAACGGTCATTGGCCTTTTCCTCTTCGGTGTCGGAATTGGTTTATGGGATGTCGCACAGAACGTTGAAGGTGCGGCGATTGAACGCGAACTTCACCGCAGTGTAATGGCGAAGTTTCACGCTGCATTTTCGGGCGGTGCGTTCCTGGGTGCGCTCTTAGGTGCCGGGCTCTCCGGTTTGAACATCGCCCTGCAATGGCATCTGATTGGCTTGGTAGTGGTGGCTATCACCGCGATCTATCTTGGCACCAGATACTTTTTGCCTGATTTCGCCCATCGGGAAGCCGTGGTCAAAGAAACTCAATCACCGGCGAGGAACCCGTGGCTCGAGCCGCGCACCTTGCTCATCGGACTGGTGGTACTCGGGGCGGCGTTGACCGAAGGCACCGCCAACGACTGGATGGCGAAAGCCACTGTCGACGGCTTGGGCACCAGTGAAGCCGTGGGTGCCCTGGTTTTCGCTATCTTCATCGCTTCGATGACCATGATGCGGTTCATTGGAGGCAGAATGATTGATCGCTGGGGCCGGGTTCCTGTGCTCTACGCCAGTCTTGGCAGTTCCTTGCTCGGCTTGTTGGTGTTCGTCTTTGCGCCAAACCTTGGAATTGCCATTATCGGTGCCCTGCTCTGGGGTGCTGGTGCCGCGCTGGGCTTCCCGACCGGAATGTCGGCGGCAGCTGATGACCCGGCCCGCGCGGCCAAAAGGGTCTCGGTGGTTTCTACTGTCGGTTACGTGGCGTTCATTGCCGGCCCGCCGGTGATTGGCTTCCTCGGTGATCATCTGACCCTACGGATTGCGCTGCTCGCGATTGGTGTGGTGATCCTGCTATCCATTCTGGTGGTGCCGGCTGCTCGGCCCCTCAAGAATTCTCCCAGCGAAGACCACTAGTCATCCTCGATTAGGCTGGAACGATGCGCAAAGTCCTACGCCCCTTCGCCCGAGCCGATCGTCGGATTGTCCGGGCAGTGAGCAAAATCCCAGCCGGACCGATTGACCAGACGATGCGTGGCCTCTCCGCGGCTGCAACCAAGGGGAAACTGTGGTTTGCGATTGCTGGCGCTGCTGCGCTGGTGCCAGGCAAGCCGCGTCGCGCAGCGCTGAGCGGCTTGCTGGCCTTGGGCATTGCCTCGGCGACCACCAACCTGGTGTTCAAGACCTTGTTGCCGAGGCGTCGGCCGGCTGCGGAGTTGCTGCCAATTTTCCGCTTCGTGAACCCGCAACCCACTAGTTCCTCCCTGCCCTCGGGTCACTCGGCCTCGGCCTTCGCCTTTGCCACCGGAGTAGCAACGGTCAGCCCGACGATGGGACTTGCACTCGCGCCGCTGGCCGCCGGAGTCGCCTATTCCCGCGTGCACACCGGGGCGCACTGGCCCTCCGATGTGGTGATTGGCTCGGCGATTGGGGTGGCTGCCGGATTAGTGGTGCGTAACTGGTTCCCGCCCCACGAGGTCACGCCGGAGACCAAGATTAGCCCGATCACCGCCGCCAGCTTGGAACAGGGCGAAGGACTCAGGCTCGTCGCCAACCCGGGCAGCGGCTCATATACCGAGGATTCGATCGCCGCGCTCAAGCGGGAGCTACCCAAGCTTGAGATTGCCGAGCTCGAAGAGGATAAAGAACTTGAACAAGTGATTGATCAGGCCTTGCAGAAACCGGGTGCTAAGGCGCTCGCGGTTTGGGGTGGCGACGGCACGGTGGGTGCGGTGGCGCAGCGCGCCCTTGCCGAAGAGCTACCACTCGCGGTTTTTCCCGGCGGTACTTTCAATCATTTTGCTCGGGATGTACACAGTGCCAATGTTGAAACCGTTGAGCGGGCGGTGCAAGCTGGCACAGCGCTGCGCACCGATATTGCCGAAGTGAGCATGCAGCGTGCCGAGGGCACCGAGACCCGGGTAATGCTCAATACTGCGAGTGTCGGGATCTATCCCGAGTTGGTGCAACGCCGGGAAGCTTTGCAACAAACCTTGGGTAAGCCCCTGGCCTCAATCATTGCTGGGTTGAGAACTTTTGCCGTACTGAAACCCAGCACCTTGAAAATCGATGGTAAAGCGACGAAGGTCTGGTTGATCTACCTTGGCCGTGGTCGCTACTACCCGCGGGGTTTCGCGCCATTGGAGCGACCCGTGCTGGATGACGGCGTGCTGGATATTCGCTATATTTCGGCGCGGAGTGCGCTCTCCCGGCTCAGGCTGCTGGCCGCCATTCTGACCGGACGTACCGAGGTTTCCCCGGTGATCACGATCGGAACTGAGCAAAAGCTGAGGCTGGAATCAGTTGGCGAACCATTTGCGCTGGCCATTGACGGTGAAGTGATCGACGGGGTGCACTCGGCGGAGTTCAGCGTGCTGCCCGGAGCCCTCACGGTCTATGCACCGCCGCCCGCAGACATCGAATGAGCTAACTCGGAGCCACTTAGGTCATCCTCAAGGATTACCGGTTGATTTAGTCAAGTTCATCCCTGAGCGGGGCGATTTGAGGGCTGGTCATCCGTACTGTGGTAAATGGAACAACTGACCTAAGGAGCTTTCATGATTGAAGCCACCCAGCTCTCCAAGCACTATGGCACCAAGACGGCCGTGGACGGGATCTCCTTTTCCGTGCAGCCCGGTAAGGTGACCGGCTTTCTAGGGCCGAACGGTGCCGGGAAGTCCACCACGATGCGGATGATCGTCGGCCTGGACCGGCCTAATCATGGCAGCGTGACGGTTAACGGCAAGAAATACGCGGAACACAAGAACCCCCTGCATCAGGTGGGTGCGCTGCTCGATGCTAAGGCGGTGCACACCTCGCGCAGTGCCTACAATCATCTGCGAGCAATGGCGGCCACGCACAGTATCCCCAAGGCTCGCGTCGATCAGGTGATTGAAATGACCGGCCTGGGTCAGGTGGCCAAGAAGAAAGCCGGCGGTTTCTCACTGGGTATGGGGCAGCGATTGGGTATCGCTAATGCGCTCTTGGGGGACCCGCAGACGCTTATCCTGGACGAGCCGGTCAACGGCTTGGATCCGGAGGGTGTGCTGTGGGTTCGTAATCTGGTACGTTACCTCGCTGGCGAAGGTAAGACGGTCTTCCTCTCCTCACATCTCATGAGCGAAATGGCACAGACCGCCGACCACCTCATTGTGATCGGCCGCGGCAAGATCATCGCGGATGCGCCGATTAGCGAATTGATTGCCGGCAACCGGGCCAACCGGGTGCGGGTGCGTACGCCGCAAACCACTGAGCTGACTCGCTTACTGGCCGCCAACGGGGTAACGATCAGCGCCAGCGAGGCCGAGACCCTCGAGGTCTCCGGGATGGAATCGCGTCAGATCGCTCAGATCGCGTTGGATAACCAGGTGCTCGTCTATGAGTTGTCACCGCTCTCGGCCTCTCTCGAGGAAGCCTACTTTGACCTCACCAAAGACGAGGTTGAATACCATTCGCAGATCGACGGTGGCACCGCGACCTTGCCGCCCGCCGGTCCAGTAGCAACTCCGGGGAAGTGACTGAGATGACAACGCAGACTATTAATCCGACTCGCAGCTCAACCGCTGGAACTCGAGGTTTGAGTTTCGCCGGGGTGGTGCAGAGTGAGTTGACCAAGTTCTGGTCGCTGGTCTCCACCAAGATCCTGTTGCTGGTCAGTTTCTTGGCAATGATCGGCTTGAGCGCCTTCGGCGCCTGGGGCAACGCTTTCGGAATGAGCGAGCTGCAGAAGAATCCAAACCTGGCGGGTCCGGCCGGCCCGCCGCCGATGCTCGACTTGGACAGCATTATCGGTTCGGTGGCGACCGTGGGTGCCTATATCGGGGTGCCAGTGATTGGCGCACTCGCGGTGATGTTCATCGCCTCTGAGTACTCCACTGGTATGGTGCGCTCGACCTTCTCGGCTGTGCCGAAGCGCTTGCCGGTGCTCTGGGCCAAGGCGATCATCCTTGCGGTCTGTGGCTACCTGCTCTCGGTGGCGGCCTTCTTCGTCTCCTTCTTACTGGACGCGGCGATCTTCAAGGCTTATGGTTTCGACGT is a window encoding:
- a CDS encoding MFS transporter, with amino-acid sequence MSVAQELNPRPALIATMVIFAVNGLAFASWAARIPTAARVLDLSTGQMGAVLLTMALGSVIALPLAGSVASRIGTANTVRLGATISSVGGLILAYALATSSVPVTVIGLFLFGVGIGLWDVAQNVEGAAIERELHRSVMAKFHAAFSGGAFLGALLGAGLSGLNIALQWHLIGLVVVAITAIYLGTRYFLPDFAHREAVVKETQSPARNPWLEPRTLLIGLVVLGAALTEGTANDWMAKATVDGLGTSEAVGALVFAIFIASMTMMRFIGGRMIDRWGRVPVLYASLGSSLLGLLVFVFAPNLGIAIIGALLWGAGAALGFPTGMSAAADDPARAAKRVSVVSTVGYVAFIAGPPVIGFLGDHLTLRIALLAIGVVILLSILVVPAARPLKNSPSEDH
- a CDS encoding ABC transporter ATP-binding protein, producing the protein MIEATQLSKHYGTKTAVDGISFSVQPGKVTGFLGPNGAGKSTTMRMIVGLDRPNHGSVTVNGKKYAEHKNPLHQVGALLDAKAVHTSRSAYNHLRAMAATHSIPKARVDQVIEMTGLGQVAKKKAGGFSLGMGQRLGIANALLGDPQTLILDEPVNGLDPEGVLWVRNLVRYLAGEGKTVFLSSHLMSEMAQTADHLIVIGRGKIIADAPISELIAGNRANRVRVRTPQTTELTRLLAANGVTISASEAETLEVSGMESRQIAQIALDNQVLVYELSPLSASLEEAYFDLTKDEVEYHSQIDGGTATLPPAGPVATPGK
- a CDS encoding ABC transporter permease subunit, producing MTTQTINPTRSSTAGTRGLSFAGVVQSELTKFWSLVSTKILLLVSFLAMIGLSAFGAWGNAFGMSELQKNPNLAGPAGPPPMLDLDSIIGSVATVGAYIGVPVIGALAVMFIASEYSTGMVRSTFSAVPKRLPVLWAKAIILAVCGYLLSVAAFFVSFLLDAAIFKAYGFDVSLNGKGTLSHIFLMGLYIVGAVVIGLALGVLLRNSAAAIVILIGIFFVLPIAGSFISSIPGDFWKYLPDYFPSSVGERMASATEHVDGKLDAWQAGLIYLGWVLVALVPAAFLLKKRDV
- a CDS encoding DeoR/GlpR family DNA-binding transcription regulator → MTAEERHRRITELLRGREQATVEEIAELCGTSTATIRRDLDLLEQRGVLKRVHGAAISLIVGGAEPGYQQRALENQRAKIRIAFAVAGLLNPQEFVFLDSGSTATQIAVALKEQPLTVMPDSLHAARELAGGRAEVILPGGTVVEQELALRGPLAEANIRSLRFDTAIITPCTFDLKTGIMGHDLADAAIKRAAIASAQRVIVACHQEKWNRPSPVVVSPAEAIDLIITDHRLSAEESELAKLAHLEVTSL
- a CDS encoding bifunctional phosphatase PAP2/diacylglycerol kinase family protein; translated protein: MRKVLRPFARADRRIVRAVSKIPAGPIDQTMRGLSAAATKGKLWFAIAGAAALVPGKPRRAALSGLLALGIASATTNLVFKTLLPRRRPAAELLPIFRFVNPQPTSSSLPSGHSASAFAFATGVATVSPTMGLALAPLAAGVAYSRVHTGAHWPSDVVIGSAIGVAAGLVVRNWFPPHEVTPETKISPITAASLEQGEGLRLVANPGSGSYTEDSIAALKRELPKLEIAELEEDKELEQVIDQALQKPGAKALAVWGGDGTVGAVAQRALAEELPLAVFPGGTFNHFARDVHSANVETVERAVQAGTALRTDIAEVSMQRAEGTETRVMLNTASVGIYPELVQRREALQQTLGKPLASIIAGLRTFAVLKPSTLKIDGKATKVWLIYLGRGRYYPRGFAPLERPVLDDGVLDIRYISARSALSRLRLLAAILTGRTEVSPVITIGTEQKLRLESVGEPFALAIDGEVIDGVHSAEFSVLPGALTVYAPPPADIE